One Fuerstiella marisgermanici DNA window includes the following coding sequences:
- a CDS encoding IS91 family transposase — MDRIHPHVHCLVTAGGVDAAGRFVTPKKSILVPGRVLKAMFRGKLVDYLKRAVRSQRLDVPPHLTVARAVSLFNRLSRSDWNTRIQETYRHGCSVAGYLAKYVCGSPISGRRIERVDSDEIAFWYRDHRDGQQKLMRVTPHEFLKRWFEHVPPKGQRMIRRSGLYANCNAGQRKRVCEQLSAEDGRAASKQAASGVKRLDPQRCPRCNTYVVMQLVYRPLPRDFTSHQPPVVHARAP; from the coding sequence GTGGACCGCATTCATCCGCACGTGCATTGTTTGGTGACCGCAGGCGGCGTCGATGCGGCGGGCCGCTTTGTCACGCCGAAGAAATCCATCCTCGTGCCCGGGCGAGTGCTGAAGGCCATGTTTCGCGGCAAGCTGGTCGACTATCTGAAGCGAGCCGTTCGTTCGCAACGACTTGACGTGCCGCCACATCTGACGGTGGCGCGGGCGGTTTCGCTGTTCAACCGCCTTTCTCGCTCGGACTGGAACACGCGGATTCAGGAAACGTACCGTCATGGTTGTTCGGTGGCGGGATACCTTGCGAAGTATGTCTGTGGCAGTCCGATCTCGGGCAGGCGGATTGAACGAGTCGATTCGGATGAGATCGCGTTCTGGTACCGCGACCATCGCGACGGTCAGCAGAAGCTGATGCGAGTCACGCCGCACGAATTTCTGAAGCGCTGGTTTGAGCACGTGCCGCCGAAGGGGCAGCGGATGATTCGCCGCAGCGGCCTGTATGCCAATTGCAATGCGGGTCAGCGAAAGCGTGTGTGCGAACAGTTGTCCGCCGAAGACGGCCGCGCCGCGTCCAAACAGGCTGCCTCAGGGGTCAAGAGACTTGACCCTCAGCGTTGTCCACGGTGTAATACCTACGTGGTGATGCAACTGGTTTATCGTCCGTTGCCTCGTGATTTTACAAGTCATCAGCCACCGGTTGTCCACGCTCGAGCACCGTAA
- a CDS encoding IS110 family transposase has translation MQHNNLCAGIDVAKAKLDVALSSGKRVTTFGNDADGHQQLLRFLETAQASLVCLEATGGYERSLVAALHKACHATAVVNPRQIRDFARAAGQLAKTDAIDAAIIARYARTMQPRQTTPLPKAHQQLRDLAARRRQVVAMRISEQNRLQITCDKSIQTLIRKSMTMLEKQINVIEERMARLIDKDTELARRKRILLSVPGIGPATVGVLLAELPELGMLNRGQIAKLIGVAPTNRDSGTLRGKRTTGGGRAHIRKALYMPVVVAKKHNPAIKRFYERLLENGKAPLCAIVAAMRKLITILNVMIRDDKLWSQP, from the coding sequence GTGCAGCATAACAACTTGTGTGCAGGAATTGATGTCGCCAAAGCCAAACTCGATGTCGCACTCAGCTCGGGGAAAAGGGTCACGACGTTCGGCAACGATGCCGACGGACACCAACAACTGCTGCGATTCCTCGAAACGGCTCAGGCCAGCCTGGTGTGTCTGGAAGCCACCGGCGGATACGAACGATCGCTCGTGGCCGCGCTGCACAAAGCCTGCCACGCGACGGCTGTGGTGAACCCGCGTCAGATACGAGATTTCGCCCGAGCCGCCGGCCAGCTGGCAAAGACCGATGCCATTGATGCCGCAATCATCGCCAGGTACGCGCGAACGATGCAGCCCCGACAAACCACTCCACTCCCCAAAGCCCATCAGCAACTGCGCGACCTGGCGGCCCGCAGACGCCAGGTCGTCGCCATGCGGATCAGCGAGCAAAATCGTCTGCAAATCACTTGTGACAAGTCTATTCAGACACTCATCCGCAAGTCGATGACCATGCTCGAAAAGCAAATCAATGTCATCGAAGAACGCATGGCTCGTCTGATCGACAAAGACACCGAACTGGCGCGACGAAAACGAATCCTGTTGTCGGTCCCGGGCATCGGACCGGCCACGGTCGGAGTCCTCCTCGCCGAGTTGCCCGAACTGGGCATGCTCAATCGTGGCCAGATCGCCAAACTCATCGGAGTCGCCCCAACGAATCGGGACAGCGGGACACTGCGGGGAAAACGGACAACCGGCGGCGGACGGGCACACATTCGCAAAGCGCTCTACATGCCCGTTGTCGTTGCGAAGAAACACAATCCGGCCATCAAACGTTTCTACGAGCGGCTGCTTGAGAACGGCAAGGCACCGCTGTGTGCTATCGTCGCCGCAATGCGAAAACTCATCACAATTCTCAACGTCATGATCCGAGACGACAAACTCTGGAGCCAACCCTGA
- a CDS encoding DUF1553 domain-containing protein — protein MTSIVRKFAGETVRMADEQSYNGCYNRGQPPTVLRVPPVMRHPALLIAACCLPAFVNAAEIDFNKDVRPIFSNKCLLCHGPDPEGLQAGLRLDDRKSATAELDSGETAIVPGKPELSELIARITTDDEDLRMPPADHGAKLSPDEIAILKQWVSEGAKFAVHWSYVKPQRPQAPPAPDDFADWVNNPVDQFILDSLTSRGLQPSPAAEKSAIARRVFLDLTGLPPTIEEVDAFVASEDPLAYEKLVDDLLQRPAFGEHWARKWLDLARYADSAGYADDPARTIWAYRDWVIKAMNENMPFDQFTIEQMAGDLLPDAAEHQLIATAFHRNTLTNNEGGTQDEEFRNVAVVDRVNTTMAVWMGTTMACAQCHTHKYDPITQEEYFQFFAIMNSTQDADKRDDSPLLEIFTDAQKQQQRDLRARIADLKSQLATPTPELAKAQKLWENALRSEPTWTSARPTAVKRNSEQPIGVTEDGVVAVDTETLEALPTQDTYVVDVPVAQDSIVRAVRLSTVPDASLPAGGSGHSGGNFVITGLKAEWVPTKAESPQGRFVRITQHGKNQILSLAEVQVFSDEKNVALNADATQHSTDFSGPAKLAVDGTTDGNFENKSVTHSKTEDNPFWEVDLGKVYSIDRIAVWNRTDNDLQKRLNNYSVTLLDEELQEVWSQRIKEVPDPSIEIKPTNVRSLKFSDAVADYHQPNFEPAEALTGSRNRESGWAVGGSVDKPHHLVASLTTQLEVDSPGTLRITIEHNSPHARHLLGRFRLSTTDDPSATARASIPAEILAIADQPADKRSAEDAAKLASHYRNHKAGLSAGVRNELKATEAKLAAIKPATSVPVLRELAESRETHLQFRGSYLDKGPKLEPGLPAAFHEGEANRPLDRLAMAEWLISEDNPLTARVLANRYWETIFGRGIVLTSEEFGSQGEPPTHPRLLDWLATEVIQSGWNRKHMLRILVTSATYRQSAKVSAEKVAADPDNRWLSRGPRIRLSAEMVRDQALFVSGLLSSKMYGPPVNPPQPDLGLKAAFGSSTDWKTSEGEDRYRRGIYTTWRRSNPYPSMATFDAPNREVCTVRRNSSNTPLQSLVTLNDPVYVEAAQSLARVALEHSDDVTEQVTHAFRRCTLRSPTAGELAALVALFEDSKQNLATQPDDAMQLATNPLGELPDGMAAIDAAAMTVVGNVLLNLDEMFLKR, from the coding sequence ATGACTTCGATTGTCCGCAAATTTGCTGGCGAAACGGTGCGAATGGCTGATGAACAGTCGTACAATGGCTGCTACAATCGCGGACAACCTCCCACCGTTCTTCGAGTCCCACCAGTCATGCGACACCCGGCCCTCCTAATCGCAGCTTGCTGTCTGCCAGCGTTTGTCAACGCGGCTGAAATCGATTTCAACAAGGACGTGCGGCCGATATTTTCGAACAAGTGCCTGCTGTGCCACGGGCCGGACCCGGAAGGATTGCAGGCCGGATTGCGGCTGGACGATCGGAAGTCGGCCACGGCTGAACTGGATTCTGGTGAAACCGCGATCGTGCCGGGCAAACCGGAACTCAGCGAACTGATCGCTCGCATCACAACGGATGACGAAGACCTGCGCATGCCGCCGGCGGATCACGGAGCAAAGTTGTCACCGGACGAAATTGCGATCCTCAAACAATGGGTCAGCGAAGGCGCGAAGTTTGCCGTTCACTGGTCGTACGTGAAACCGCAACGGCCCCAGGCGCCGCCAGCGCCTGACGACTTCGCCGATTGGGTAAACAACCCTGTTGATCAGTTCATCCTGGATAGCCTGACTTCGCGGGGTTTGCAGCCTTCACCTGCTGCCGAAAAATCGGCGATCGCGCGGCGAGTGTTTCTGGACCTGACCGGGTTGCCGCCCACGATCGAAGAAGTCGACGCATTCGTTGCCAGCGAAGACCCACTGGCGTATGAAAAGTTGGTCGATGATCTTCTGCAGCGGCCGGCATTCGGTGAACACTGGGCTCGCAAGTGGCTCGACCTGGCTCGCTATGCCGACAGCGCCGGCTATGCCGATGACCCAGCTCGCACGATCTGGGCATATCGCGACTGGGTGATCAAAGCGATGAATGAGAACATGCCGTTCGATCAGTTCACCATTGAGCAAATGGCGGGAGACCTGCTGCCTGATGCGGCCGAACATCAGCTAATCGCAACGGCCTTCCACAGAAACACGCTGACGAATAACGAAGGCGGAACTCAGGACGAAGAATTTCGAAACGTGGCGGTTGTCGACCGAGTGAACACGACGATGGCCGTGTGGATGGGCACGACCATGGCGTGTGCTCAATGTCATACTCACAAGTACGACCCGATCACGCAGGAGGAGTACTTCCAATTTTTCGCGATTATGAACAGCACTCAGGACGCCGACAAACGGGACGATTCGCCGCTACTGGAAATCTTCACGGACGCACAAAAGCAACAGCAACGCGACCTGCGAGCTCGCATTGCCGATCTGAAGTCTCAACTTGCCACGCCGACACCGGAACTGGCGAAAGCACAAAAGCTGTGGGAGAACGCGCTGCGCAGCGAACCCACATGGACGTCCGCTCGGCCCACTGCCGTGAAGCGAAACAGTGAGCAACCGATTGGCGTAACGGAAGACGGTGTTGTGGCCGTCGATACCGAAACGCTGGAAGCCTTGCCCACTCAGGATACGTATGTCGTCGATGTGCCGGTCGCTCAGGATTCGATCGTACGAGCGGTCCGATTGTCGACGGTGCCTGATGCGTCATTGCCCGCGGGCGGCAGCGGACATTCCGGCGGCAATTTTGTGATCACCGGGCTGAAAGCGGAATGGGTGCCCACAAAAGCAGAATCGCCTCAGGGGCGTTTCGTGCGGATTACTCAACATGGCAAGAACCAGATTCTGTCGCTGGCTGAGGTGCAGGTGTTTAGCGATGAAAAGAATGTGGCGTTGAATGCCGACGCAACTCAGCATTCGACCGACTTCAGCGGCCCGGCAAAGCTGGCCGTCGATGGGACCACGGACGGCAACTTCGAAAACAAGTCGGTAACTCATAGCAAGACAGAAGACAACCCGTTTTGGGAAGTTGATCTTGGCAAGGTCTACTCCATCGATCGCATCGCCGTTTGGAATCGGACGGACAACGATTTGCAGAAGCGACTGAACAATTACAGCGTCACTTTGCTGGACGAGGAGCTGCAGGAAGTTTGGTCGCAGCGGATTAAAGAAGTGCCTGATCCGTCCATTGAAATCAAACCGACGAATGTTCGCAGCCTAAAGTTTTCGGACGCTGTGGCTGACTACCACCAACCCAACTTTGAACCGGCGGAAGCGTTGACCGGCAGCCGAAACCGCGAAAGTGGTTGGGCGGTTGGGGGATCAGTCGACAAGCCTCATCACCTTGTCGCGTCGCTCACAACGCAGCTTGAAGTGGATTCGCCTGGCACGCTGCGAATCACGATCGAACACAATTCACCACACGCTCGACACTTGTTGGGCCGGTTCCGTCTTTCGACCACGGATGACCCATCGGCCACTGCTCGAGCCAGCATTCCGGCGGAGATTCTGGCCATTGCCGATCAGCCAGCTGACAAGCGGTCTGCGGAAGACGCGGCCAAACTGGCATCTCACTACCGCAACCACAAAGCTGGATTGTCGGCCGGCGTGCGAAACGAACTGAAGGCGACGGAAGCCAAACTCGCAGCCATCAAGCCCGCGACTTCGGTCCCTGTGCTTCGTGAACTGGCCGAATCGCGAGAAACTCATTTACAGTTTCGAGGCAGCTATCTCGACAAAGGGCCAAAGCTGGAACCAGGCCTGCCGGCCGCGTTTCATGAAGGTGAAGCCAATCGTCCGTTGGACCGGTTAGCCATGGCAGAATGGCTTATTAGCGAAGACAACCCGCTGACTGCACGAGTCCTCGCGAATCGTTATTGGGAAACGATCTTTGGCCGAGGCATCGTGTTAACCAGTGAAGAGTTTGGTTCGCAGGGAGAACCGCCGACTCATCCCCGGCTTCTGGACTGGCTGGCAACGGAAGTGATCCAGAGCGGCTGGAATCGAAAACACATGCTGCGAATTTTGGTCACGTCTGCAACCTACCGCCAGTCGGCGAAAGTTTCGGCCGAAAAGGTGGCTGCGGATCCCGACAACCGCTGGCTGTCCCGCGGGCCTCGCATTCGCCTGAGTGCCGAAATGGTGCGTGACCAGGCATTATTCGTCAGCGGACTTCTCAGTAGCAAAATGTACGGGCCGCCCGTCAATCCGCCTCAACCGGACCTTGGGCTGAAAGCGGCGTTCGGTAGTTCAACCGACTGGAAGACAAGCGAAGGCGAGGACCGCTACCGTCGCGGGATTTACACTACATGGCGGCGCAGCAACCCGTATCCGTCGATGGCCACGTTTGATGCTCCCAACCGAGAAGTCTGCACGGTGCGTCGCAACAGTTCCAACACGCCGCTGCAATCGCTGGTTACGTTGAACGACCCGGTGTATGTCGAAGCCGCCCAGTCGCTGGCGCGTGTCGCGCTGGAGCATTCTGACGACGTTACCGAACAGGTGACGCACGCCTTCCGTCGATGCACGTTGCGTTCGCCGACCGCAGGCGAACTGGCCGCATTGGTTGCATTGTTCGAGGATTCGAAGCAGAACCTGGCGACTCAACCGGATGACGCCATGCAACTGGCAACGAATCCACTGGGCGAACTACCGGACGGAATGGCTGCCATCGACGCGGCGGCGATGACGGTGGTAGGTAACGTCTTACTGAATCTGGATGAAATGTTCCTGAAACGTTGA
- a CDS encoding prenyltransferase/squalene oxidase repeat-containing protein gives MLSFTAFMLVTATNIFPSSPIANAEDGFKLQQSASVEIIKRALPVITEGAETWMADNDCLSCHRISFAAWSFNRALEAGFAADRDDAEKIRAWATSWKKIVNPTRREGTTQAEALLGDPDTVAQLLIGRPVIAEGSADPEWVATYRASLGSSQQEDGSWKSGGQLPLQKRPKKETQDVTTHWSLIALAATSPGKPAEDPAFVNAKPWLAAESTGTSTEWWATKLILERLTGEEATALDLRQTLLSFQNRDGGWGWLTADDSDALGTAIALYPLVQDGLVSETPAIQDAINYLGSTQNDEGGWSVNGTKKNSRDEVTETASYWAACWAIIALSETVNKNHGVTALD, from the coding sequence ATGCTTTCTTTCACCGCTTTCATGCTGGTGACGGCAACAAACATATTTCCGTCCTCACCGATTGCAAATGCCGAGGACGGTTTCAAACTTCAGCAATCCGCCAGCGTTGAAATTATTAAGCGAGCTCTTCCAGTAATCACCGAAGGAGCGGAAACGTGGATGGCGGACAACGATTGTCTTTCCTGTCATCGCATTTCCTTCGCAGCGTGGTCCTTTAATCGAGCCCTTGAAGCTGGTTTCGCAGCGGATCGAGATGACGCGGAAAAAATCCGAGCCTGGGCGACTTCGTGGAAGAAGATTGTCAACCCCACGCGTAGAGAGGGAACAACGCAAGCTGAGGCACTGCTCGGCGACCCGGATACGGTGGCACAGCTGCTGATCGGTCGTCCGGTGATTGCGGAGGGCAGTGCCGATCCGGAATGGGTTGCAACGTATCGCGCGTCACTCGGATCTTCGCAACAGGAAGACGGCTCATGGAAGTCCGGCGGGCAACTGCCTTTGCAAAAGCGGCCCAAGAAAGAAACACAGGATGTGACCACTCACTGGTCGCTGATTGCACTCGCAGCGACGTCGCCCGGTAAACCAGCGGAAGATCCTGCGTTCGTTAACGCGAAACCATGGCTTGCTGCGGAAAGTACCGGAACATCTACCGAATGGTGGGCCACAAAACTGATACTCGAACGCCTGACCGGTGAAGAGGCGACTGCCCTGGATTTAAGACAGACTTTACTTAGCTTTCAAAACCGGGACGGCGGCTGGGGCTGGCTGACTGCCGACGACAGCGACGCTTTAGGGACGGCCATAGCACTTTATCCGCTGGTGCAAGATGGCCTGGTCAGTGAGACGCCAGCGATACAAGACGCGATCAACTATCTTGGTTCCACACAAAACGACGAAGGAGGCTGGTCCGTAAATGGCACAAAGAAGAACTCCCGCGACGAAGTCACTGAAACGGCGTCGTACTGGGCAGCCTGCTGGGCGATCATCGCCCTGTCAGAAACTGTGAACAAGAATCATGGCGTGACAGCACTGGATTGA
- a CDS encoding YkgJ family cysteine cluster protein — MSKPSLQLPVIQNWSCHNCGGCCREHLIEITEAEKTRIEKQGWAADKDLKTDKPLIETIGKGRYRLAHQADGACVFLNDDGLCRIHAKFGEPAKPLACRVYPYAYHPAGEEAITVSLRFSCPSVVQNLGQSVSAQSGDLNSVAKEIVAGKRRDHDAPLIHRNPKHGNQQTSWSDFHQFLKTLDDSFADTSVDFVVRLMRAISWMELVEESQFVTIKDAKLTEFLSLISKASVKAQPDNDLPVHRPSRLGRTMFRLMAGQLARHDTEADYQRGLGLRFELLSAALKYTTGWGKVPQLAGSSSVATAFGDGTGSGKSRAVGFAELEHPFDGRQPEIDELFERYFRVKIQGIHFCGPAHYDTPLVDGFRSLALMYPVVMWLARLRAARGGRTSLSLTDVQAALATADHNFGYSPALGMSSALGRVAQLGKLKQVTALVGWYSQ, encoded by the coding sequence ATGTCTAAGCCGTCGCTTCAACTTCCCGTCATTCAAAACTGGAGCTGTCATAATTGTGGCGGGTGCTGTCGCGAGCACTTGATTGAAATCACAGAAGCGGAAAAGACCCGCATCGAAAAGCAGGGCTGGGCGGCCGACAAGGACCTCAAAACTGACAAGCCGCTGATCGAAACAATCGGCAAGGGACGCTACCGGTTGGCTCATCAAGCCGACGGAGCCTGCGTGTTCTTGAATGACGACGGCCTGTGTCGCATTCATGCTAAGTTTGGCGAACCCGCTAAGCCGCTGGCGTGCCGAGTTTATCCTTACGCGTACCATCCGGCGGGGGAAGAGGCCATCACCGTCAGCCTGCGGTTTAGTTGCCCATCTGTCGTGCAGAATCTGGGCCAGTCGGTCAGTGCACAATCCGGAGACCTGAATAGCGTTGCTAAGGAAATCGTCGCTGGCAAACGTCGCGATCACGACGCGCCGCTGATTCATCGTAATCCCAAGCACGGCAATCAGCAGACAAGCTGGAGCGACTTCCATCAGTTTTTAAAAACGCTGGACGACAGTTTCGCAGATACCAGCGTCGATTTCGTTGTGCGGCTGATGCGAGCGATCTCGTGGATGGAACTGGTCGAAGAATCTCAGTTTGTCACCATCAAAGATGCGAAGTTGACTGAGTTCCTCTCCCTAATCAGCAAGGCATCAGTGAAGGCTCAGCCGGACAACGACTTGCCCGTTCATCGCCCAAGTCGGCTTGGACGCACGATGTTCCGTCTAATGGCCGGTCAGCTTGCCAGGCACGATACCGAAGCGGACTATCAGCGAGGACTGGGCCTGCGGTTCGAACTGCTTTCCGCGGCCTTGAAGTATACGACCGGGTGGGGCAAGGTTCCGCAACTGGCGGGTTCGTCGTCGGTTGCGACCGCCTTCGGTGATGGTACCGGCAGTGGTAAATCTCGAGCTGTCGGTTTTGCGGAGCTTGAACATCCGTTTGATGGTCGCCAGCCGGAAATCGACGAATTGTTCGAACGATATTTCCGAGTCAAGATTCAGGGCATTCATTTCTGCGGCCCGGCTCACTACGATACGCCGCTGGTGGATGGCTTTCGCAGTCTGGCGTTGATGTATCCGGTGGTGATGTGGCTGGCTCGGTTGCGAGCGGCTCGCGGGGGCCGAACTTCGCTAAGCCTGACCGATGTTCAGGCAGCGTTGGCGACGGCTGATCATAACTTTGGCTATTCCCCGGCACTCGGCATGTCGTCGGCGTTGGGCCGAGTCGCGCAGCTTGGAAAACTGAAACAAGTGACGGCGCTTGTGGGTTGGTACAGTCAATAA
- a CDS encoding bifunctional folylpolyglutamate synthase/dihydrofolate synthase → MDEALPAMRLTYESAIRWIYDRIDYERIRPRRTSPHFRLERIERLLSLIGSPQQRIPAVHIAGTKGKGSTAAILDSILRCSDIRTGLFTSPHIHQFEERMKVSGQMPSREDMTAMVSELRLKLADAPAELLDDNVTFFEVATLLAWMFFDRQQVEIAVLETGLGGRLDCTNVCNPRLTIITSIGLDHTHILGDTLPKIAFEKAGIIKPGVPVLSWVQQLEARKVVADRAAELGCRLLQGGEDISVICSEAPPAETGRGSQQITIQTPQREYSSLTLNLAGRHQARNAGLAVTAAELLSEGDSRITEATIAKGVAGVEWPLRFEIFQSEPTIVLDAAHNPDSVTALVETFRAAFGDRATRVLIFGSSQDKDAQAMLKILMPEFSHVIVTEFLTNPRAVARQQLLDWATTHRDSDCGKISSPSIAIADSPAAALQAGQATCNSLETADSIICVAGSVFLAAEVRELLVRNKEPQP, encoded by the coding sequence ATGGATGAAGCACTGCCAGCGATGAGGCTGACCTACGAATCCGCGATTCGCTGGATCTATGATCGCATCGATTACGAACGCATCCGTCCCCGCCGCACGTCGCCCCACTTTCGGCTCGAACGCATCGAACGCCTGCTGTCGCTGATTGGTTCGCCCCAGCAGCGCATTCCGGCCGTGCATATTGCCGGAACCAAAGGCAAGGGGTCAACGGCCGCAATTCTGGATTCGATTCTTCGCTGTTCAGACATCCGCACCGGACTATTCACGTCGCCTCACATTCATCAGTTCGAAGAACGAATGAAAGTCAGCGGACAAATGCCGTCTCGCGAAGACATGACGGCCATGGTGTCCGAATTGCGACTGAAACTCGCAGACGCCCCGGCAGAACTGCTGGACGACAACGTGACGTTTTTCGAAGTCGCCACACTGTTGGCGTGGATGTTCTTCGATCGTCAGCAGGTAGAAATCGCGGTCTTGGAAACCGGCCTTGGCGGGCGACTGGACTGCACCAACGTCTGCAACCCGCGACTGACGATCATCACCAGCATCGGCCTGGACCACACTCACATCCTCGGCGACACGCTGCCGAAAATTGCCTTCGAAAAAGCGGGCATCATCAAACCGGGCGTGCCGGTCCTGTCGTGGGTACAGCAGTTGGAAGCTCGTAAAGTCGTAGCCGATCGAGCAGCCGAGTTGGGCTGCCGTCTGTTGCAGGGTGGCGAAGACATTTCGGTCATTTGTTCGGAAGCTCCGCCGGCCGAAACGGGCAGGGGCTCGCAACAAATCACGATTCAAACGCCGCAGCGCGAGTATTCAAGTCTGACGCTGAATCTCGCGGGACGACATCAGGCTCGAAACGCGGGTTTGGCGGTGACAGCGGCCGAATTGCTGAGCGAAGGCGATTCGCGGATCACTGAGGCGACCATTGCTAAAGGCGTCGCGGGCGTTGAATGGCCGTTGCGGTTTGAGATCTTTCAAAGCGAACCAACGATCGTGCTGGATGCCGCTCACAATCCGGATTCCGTGACGGCCCTTGTGGAAACCTTCCGCGCCGCGTTTGGCGATCGGGCAACGCGAGTCCTGATTTTCGGCAGCAGTCAGGACAAGGACGCTCAGGCGATGCTGAAGATTCTGATGCCGGAATTCAGCCACGTGATTGTGACGGAATTCCTCACGAATCCACGAGCTGTGGCCCGCCAGCAGTTGCTTGACTGGGCGACGACACATCGCGATTCGGACTGCGGAAAAATTTCCTCGCCGTCGATTGCAATCGCGGATTCGCCTGCCGCCGCGCTGCAGGCCGGACAAGCAACTTGCAATTCTCTTGAGACTGCGGACAGTATTATCTGCGTGGCTGGATCCGTTTTTCTGGCCGCGGAAGTTCGAGAACTGCTCGTACGAAACAAGGAACCCCAACCGTGA
- the ggt gene encoding gamma-glutamyltransferase: protein MTRPLFSLRTSASSAVNPNGAQDFWRSPLQVLLLIATAIAPAANAQQSTTFQHGVVAADHPAASAAGAEILRKGGNVVDAAVATSFALSVVRPASCGIGGGGFMVIWNAEKQKAVALDYRERASAAASRNMFDDGAATDTTEAASVRGGKAVAIPGDVAGLCFAAKEYGTLPLATLLEPAIRLAKEGVPVDQHDLGVQSSSLKKFDIYDGYDTKFAALKKLYLNDGKRWKTGDVFDSPLETVLEKIAANGPSAFYEGDVAKAIVKVVTDSGGIITAEDLAGTKPVVREALQGKFHSSTVYSMPPVSSGGVALLQTMQSLEAWEQLSGRNLKSLQHNSANYVHVVAEAMKHAFADRAEFLGDTDFVDVPITRMLAPGYAKKIAQRIDVAKTQPAESYGRFFAASDAGTSHFSVIDAAGNAVACTETINLTFGSFVVEPQYGIVLNNQIDDFAARPGEPNAFGLMQSEANAIEPGKKPLSSMTPTIVVRDGKAVFASGASGGPRIITATIQATLNHLVFGMDPMAAASAPRFHHQWFPNKLLLESRIFTKLGDALKAKGHEISENSSLAANQSASLTKDGLKGGSDPRKHGVPAGF, encoded by the coding sequence GTGACACGACCGCTTTTCTCTCTGCGCACCTCGGCGTCCTCTGCGGTTAATCCCAACGGCGCGCAGGACTTCTGGCGAAGTCCACTACAAGTGCTGTTACTGATCGCGACCGCCATCGCTCCGGCCGCCAACGCTCAACAATCCACTACGTTTCAGCACGGCGTGGTTGCGGCGGACCATCCTGCCGCCAGCGCTGCGGGAGCTGAAATTCTGCGCAAGGGCGGCAACGTTGTCGACGCAGCAGTCGCGACATCGTTTGCGTTGTCCGTTGTCCGGCCCGCCAGTTGTGGCATCGGCGGTGGCGGCTTCATGGTGATTTGGAATGCGGAAAAGCAGAAGGCTGTCGCACTGGATTACCGCGAACGAGCTTCCGCAGCGGCCAGCCGCAACATGTTCGATGACGGAGCAGCGACTGACACGACTGAAGCTGCCAGCGTGCGAGGCGGCAAGGCAGTCGCGATTCCTGGCGATGTGGCGGGACTGTGCTTCGCGGCAAAGGAATACGGGACTCTGCCGTTAGCAACACTGCTGGAACCAGCCATCCGACTGGCGAAAGAAGGGGTTCCCGTCGATCAGCACGATCTGGGAGTGCAGTCGTCGTCGCTGAAAAAGTTCGACATCTACGACGGCTACGACACAAAATTTGCGGCGTTGAAAAAGCTATATCTGAATGACGGCAAGCGATGGAAGACCGGCGATGTCTTTGATTCGCCGTTGGAAACGGTGCTCGAAAAGATCGCGGCGAATGGACCATCCGCGTTCTACGAAGGCGACGTTGCGAAAGCAATCGTGAAAGTGGTCACGGATAGCGGCGGAATCATAACCGCCGAAGATCTGGCGGGTACGAAGCCGGTCGTGCGCGAGGCTCTTCAGGGCAAGTTTCATTCGTCGACCGTGTATTCGATGCCGCCTGTCAGCAGTGGTGGAGTTGCGTTGCTGCAAACGATGCAGTCGCTGGAAGCATGGGAACAACTCAGCGGGCGAAATCTGAAGAGCCTGCAGCACAACTCGGCGAATTATGTGCACGTAGTGGCCGAAGCCATGAAGCATGCATTCGCGGATCGAGCCGAATTCCTCGGTGACACAGATTTTGTTGACGTGCCGATCACGCGAATGCTGGCGCCCGGCTACGCGAAGAAGATTGCGCAAAGGATCGATGTCGCAAAGACACAGCCGGCGGAAAGCTACGGTCGGTTCTTTGCTGCCTCCGACGCCGGGACAAGTCATTTTTCGGTGATCGACGCAGCTGGCAACGCAGTCGCATGTACCGAAACCATTAATCTCACCTTCGGCAGCTTCGTCGTCGAGCCCCAATATGGCATCGTGCTGAATAACCAGATCGACGACTTTGCGGCTCGCCCCGGTGAACCGAATGCTTTCGGCCTAATGCAAAGCGAAGCCAACGCGATCGAACCCGGCAAGAAGCCACTGTCCAGTATGACTCCCACAATTGTCGTCCGCGACGGGAAAGCAGTGTTTGCCAGCGGGGCGTCTGGTGGGCCAAGAATTATTACCGCGACAATTCAGGCGACGCTAAACCACCTGGTGTTCGGCATGGATCCGATGGCGGCCGCATCGGCGCCACGGTTTCATCACCAGTGGTTTCCAAACAAATTGCTGCTGGAATCCAGGATCTTCACAAAGCTGGGCGATGCGTTGAAAGCGAAGGGCCACGAGATTTCGGAGAATTCCAGTCTCGCCGCAAACCAGTCGGCTTCGCTAACGAAGGACGGCCTGAAGGGCGGCAGCGACCCGAGAAAGCACGGAGTTCCTGCGGGATTTTAG